The Gossypium hirsutum isolate 1008001.06 chromosome D06, Gossypium_hirsutum_v2.1, whole genome shotgun sequence genome contains the following window.
ttaaaaacactcattttaattaaaaaaattaaagattattgttttaataaatattaaaaattcaaaatttaaaaaataaaaaactaaaagtgTAAAATTGAAGAATTGATATTAAGTCCACAAAAGTTTACTACATGAAcaatagaaaaattcaaaaagtgtAGATAATAAATTGATGGAattagaatagaaaaaaaaattaaagttacaGCTTATGTATAATATAGAGAATAATCACATATTTTCACCTtgaaaacataacataatttgtaaataaaaataaaaatcttctAACAAACTAAAGACCTGGTATATCATCGGTCGTTGCcggaaacatatatatatatatttatttgtttgtttgttttctttttacaGTTTAACTAACGCAAAGAAAATTGACGGCAAAAATCATTTAATTCTCAcggaaaaaaaaaaacccaaaacttggAAGTTGGAAGCTATGAATTCAGTTCTTCTTCTCATCTGACTGTAGAGGCAACAGTATGAGCCCACCATCTAAGGCTGTCTTTCATGTCAATCTCATTACCCAAATCAGGAACTCTCCAATTCATCAATGggtttgtttttcttctttctgaAACTTTCCAGGCTTCTGAAAGGTAAGGCCTTGaaacttcatcatcatcatcatcatcatcatcatctgctTCTTGGGTATCTTCTTCTTGACTTTCTTTCCTTCTTAATCTTTGCAACCCTGGAATTATCTCAACCAACCTTGAATCCTTATTATCTTCCTCTGAGAAAACAAAGCCAAGATCCATAAACCCTTTTAGCTCTTCAAACTCCAACTCTGACAAGCTCTTACTCCTCCTACCTTTCTTTCTTCTCGTAATTCTCATATTACTACAAGTTTCTTTCAATTCTTCTTCTGCGATTTCTTTGCCTGAGATGGTTTTATGGAGATTTGGTGAGTGGAGAACTGAGTCTGGTGAGAAAGAATCATAAGAACTTACGAAGCTTGTTCTATTTAAGCTCAATTGATCACTCATGGATCTTGAATGGAGAGTACTTTGGGTGCGTTTAAGCTCTGGTTTTGATGAGTTCCCTTCAGTTTTTCGATCTGGGTTGGGCTCAAAACTCGTAGATGTTGATTGAGATGTCTGTTTCTTCAAGATTTCCATCTCAAACCAACATGAATCGAAGAGATTCATTATCTCTTCGATTTCCATTAAAGTCACCTCAAAAGTAAACGAATGAAGATACTCTTCCGGAAATTGTGAGGTTATGGTTTAATTCAGACCTTAAGCCTAATATAGACCCTGTATGTGACCATAATACCCTTAAACATGTATATAAATAAGAAACAATTCAACCAACGAAATGGGTATTATGGTAACAATACattgaatttataaataattaagtatgctattaattttgttttatttttatgttctgTCCGACTACGAGAGTGGATTACTTTGTTCTCGAAGACAAAGTGATACGGAGCCTGCGGACTTAACGTGGCTTTAAGAAGAAGCGAAGTCACAAAAGCCATGAATTATTGCGTGAGGTGAAACATATTATCGTACATCTTTTAgggaattttattttttcttgccCAGATAggaatttttgttatttatttagaagttaaatatattataggaatttttgttatttatttagaagttaaatatattttaataatttatcttgattttatattttaataaaaaaattatatgcaaAGTGAGGAGTATGAGtcgattttaagaaaaattaaaaatataagttgaaattttgattatttagaaaaatagaccatttttgttTAGATGTGACAAAAGCATCTCTtaggaaaaatattttttgaaaaacactttttaTAAAAAGCACTTTCTTTTGACACATCAGTTCTCCTAATCAAATGGTCACCTATTACTATTTTTATCTCAAGTTTGATTCCTATCttaagtattatttttaattttatgttgtttcaaggttttttttggttcatttttcatatttagttaatatttttaattaataaatatgttattttcaagttattttactttttatttattttttaattaataaatttttatttttatatataataaatatgtaattatataatgaaaatatatttaatatatttcattatattcaaaatattttttatttatataaaaaataataaaaaatattttatataatgaaaccatattttatatatatcattataaaattaaatatattctcTTTTGAAGAGTAtcaacaaatttatttatttatttatttattttcttttatataatttttatatgtcaaatatttttttcatctataCTGTGAGTATggtaaattctaatattataaaatcaaataattatttcaaatatcattattatttttatatgtaaaatattttaaatacttattCCAAATACCATTATTTTTATGtgtgaaatatttcaattaattatttcaaatatcactattattatatgtgaaatattttaaataattatttcacatacacacacaaaaatatataatactaaaatttaccaCACTCATAATatagattgaaaaataaatatttaacatataaaaaatttatttactaaaaataattatatttgaaataattagttgattttatgattttataattttataatttaccatACCTACAATGTAGGTGaaaaaacaattatatttaaaatattttacgtataaaaatgataatgatatttgaaataattatttgattttataatattaaaaattgtttGATACGAGTTTCAAGGCCCAATTTTAGGCCCATGAATGTGATGGGCTTACACTACCTCAAGACAATCAATAAGGTCAAAGGTCAAGCAAATTAAACCAAGATTCGATCAAAGCCAATATGTgaggatgaatcttttcaagGAAAAGAGGAATGATGCATGCACGGAATGGGTGAAATGTATTAAAGTCAATTCAACCAAGTTGTCAATTTTCAAGCTGAAAAGATTATTCAACTTGTGATAAATTTTTGGATAGGATCAAAGTATTTCTAGATTAAGATGTCTTTATACCGTTcaaagatctatctcttagcttcgaaacacactttgaatcactcaacTTTGAGTTCGGGAACTCAAGTTATGAATGTTTTAGTTGAGACTATGCGAGCAATATTTTTGGACGAGATTATTATATAAGTTACGAGTTTCGAGAtcttaatttgagtttaaatcatattgggtttgagTTTTAGGCTCAAtctttattatatatgagcttaATATTGTATTTACcaactcttattattttattatttttattctaaatttttataattattaagtattttaagttatttagaagttttatgttaacaagaaagtttagtttaaaattacttCTTCTTTAGGGTAATTAGAGTTCTAgcatacttaagagttttatttagatttatttagctagtcTATATAAAGGCCTTTACATTGTACACAAAGAAGCATTTGATTATTATTCAATAACttttcttttgagttaataaattctctttgagtttttcttttcaagaatttctcttgagtatttttttagaagagttttaacaatcttttcagattgtggggatcatcttcaaattttttcttgccaagttttcttcCTTGGAGGGGAAACTAGAGCCGCTTGAAGGGAGTTGTGGATTCTTCTTGTTTTTAAGACTTCTTAGGACTTTTATATGCCACGTTCTATCTTTTctatctatcttctttattttcttctttattattttaatatttgatttattattctattttatttatcttagttatttattttaattgttttatctgacTTGGATTCGACTGTGTTTCAAGatgtgtcaaaatccaagtttctttccgaacGTCTAAAGCTCTAAATCAAATCCATAACTTGGACAAACTTTATGATCTTGTTTCTCACTCATTCGCTCTCATCCGTAAAATTTGGTATTAGTTTCTTGGGCGTTTTTATTGTTCTTATTGTctcatcccaaaaatcgggttagaagaaattgagttAGTGAAACCAAGAGTAGTTACGttctatttttaagttaaggttgTAGAAATTTTGTCAAGTAATTGATTTGTTTCAGTGGATAAGTGCTCTGGATATGTGGTTGAGGTATTGTGTTCAAATATCTATTTTtggaattttagtaatttttgttCACATCCTTTCCTCTGTACATTtgacttaaattatattttcattcaatttatatcaagaatgagcctcctggtttagtggtaaggtgTCAACTTACCTTTGAATATTGTGTTCAAATCCTTGTTTGAGTAAAATG
Protein-coding sequences here:
- the LOC107901701 gene encoding nucleolin translates to MEIEEIMNLFDSCWFEMEILKKQTSQSTSTSFEPNPDRKTEGNSSKPELKRTQSTLHSRSMSDQLSLNRTSFVSSYDSFSPDSVLHSPNLHKTISGKEIAEEELKETCSNMRITRRKKGRRSKSLSELEFEELKGFMDLGFVFSEEDNKDSRLVEIIPGLQRLRRKESQEEDTQEADDDDDDDDDEVSRPYLSEAWKVSERRKTNPLMNWRVPDLGNEIDMKDSLRWWAHTVASTVR